Proteins from one Rosa chinensis cultivar Old Blush chromosome 7, RchiOBHm-V2, whole genome shotgun sequence genomic window:
- the LOC112177324 gene encoding uncharacterized protein LOC112177324: MTSNNNESVAGGCEPPVPLMNIVVSAPPTATAATDHSVWRVEIKRENRDRCCMRALAVAFSIVIACLAVYMILYATLNISKLPAYILYGVLMVLALGSALRLAFFHEQILTAAIDVQKVHGKSDAT, translated from the exons ATGACGAGCAACAACAACGAGAGTGTCGCCGGCGGCTGTGAGCCGCCGGTTCCACTGATGAACATCGTCGTTTCTGCACCACCGACAGCCACCGCCGCT ACAGATCACTCGGTTTGGAGAGTTGAAATTAAACGAGAAAATCGAGACAGG TGCTGTATGAGAGCACTGGCTGTGGCATTTTCAATTGTCATAGCTTGTCTGGCGGTGTACATGATTTTATATGCTACCCTTAATATCTCTAAGCTGCCGGCTTACATTCTGTATG GTGTTCTTATGGTTCTCGCACTTGGAAGTGCACTGAGACTAGCTTTCTTCCATGAACAGATATTGACAGCGGCCATAGATGTGCAAAAG GTACATGGAAAATCAGATGCAACCTGA
- the LOC112177325 gene encoding uncharacterized protein LOC112177325 encodes MSTEAAKPTGYKQLDRELREMITSITNRVTDLHKSGSGHGHEEDEDEHGVRIITLAGNNTGATLRSELDDHQDNHRKRGGHHGLHLGGPDEDPEGLSTYVNSNFQAINNSLVMGGSYTTNDPGVHLDITDFFEPHGHSKPEKKGWKGKKKEKSDQHQEHDDE; translated from the coding sequence ATGTCGACCGAGGCAGCCAAGCCCACTGGCTACAAGCAACTCGACCGCGAGCTCCGTGAAATGATCACTTCCATCACCAACCGCGTGACCGATCTTCACAAGTCCGGCTCGGGCCACGGCCACGAGGAGGACGAGGACGAGCATGGTGTGAGGATCATCACCCTTGCCGGAAACAACACCGGAGCCACATTGCGGAGTGAGTTGGATGATCATCAGGACAATCATCGTAAACGTGGCGGCCATCATGGTCTTCATCTAGGAGGTCCTGATGAAGACCCCGAGGGGCTGAGCACATATGTGAACAGCAACTTCCAAGCCATCAACAACTCGCTCGTGATGGGGGGTAGCTACACCACTAATGATCCGGGTGTTCATCTCGACATTACTGATTTTTTCGAACCACATGGGCATAGTAAGCCGGAGAAGAAGGGGTGGAAGggtaagaagaaagagaagagcgACCAGCATCAGGAGCATGATGATGAGTGA
- the LOC112178792 gene encoding dolichol-phosphate mannosyltransferase subunit 1: MEKTKNKYSIIVPTYNERLNIALLVYLVFKHLRDVDFEIIIVDDGSPDGTQQVVQQLQELYGHDRILLRARAKKLGLGTAYIHGLKHASGNFVVIMDADLSHHPKYLPSFIKKQLETDATIVTGTRYVKGGGVHGWNLMRKLTSRGANVLAQTLLWPGVSDLTGSFRLYRKSALEDIISSCVSKGYVFQMEMIVRASRKGYHIEEVPITFVDRVYGISKLGGSEIVEYLKGLAYLLVTT; encoded by the exons ATGGAGAAGACGAAGAACAAGTACAGTATCATAGTCCCAACCTATAACGAGCGCCTCAACATCGCCCTCCTCGTCTACCTCGTCTTCAAGCATCTCCG GGATGTTGactttgagatcatcattgtTGACGATGGATCCCCTGACGGTACTCAGCAGGTGGTTCAGCAATTGCAGGAGCTGTACGGTCACGATCGCATC CTGTTGAGAGCTAGAGCTAAGAAGCTTGGGTTGG GAACGGCTTACATTCATGGATTGAAGCATGCATCTGGcaattttgttgtgataatGGATGCAGATTTGTCACATCAT CCAAAGTATTTGCCAAGCTTCATCAA GAAACAGTTGGAGACTGATGCTACTATAGTTACTGGAACCCGTTATGTCAAAGGTGGGGGTGTACATGGGTGGAATCTTATGCGCAAACTAACAAGTAGGGGGGCCAATGTACTTGCACAGACGCTTTTATGGCCTGGCGTATCAGACTTGACAGGATCTTTCCG GCTTTATAGAAAATCAGCTCTTGAAGATATCATTAGTTCCTGTGTCAGCAAGGGATATGTATTTCAGATGGAAATGATAGTTCGGGCCTCTAGAAAAGGCTACCATATCGAAGAG gttccaatcacTTTTGTTGACAGAGTATATGGAATTTCAAAGCTCGGAGGTTCTGAAATTGTCGAATATCTGAAAGGCCTTGCCTATCTTCTTGTTACAACATGA
- the LOC112179042 gene encoding uncharacterized protein LOC112179042 has translation MSNDTESSNCEPPDLEKQQHRDGGAEAVTSIPDSSAVEDTVPPLLNVVVSEPPPAPPAAANSSKDVKGQHSRNSSAHEQCRVCQQDKDEALIDLGCHCRGELAKAHRSCIDTWFQSKGSNKCEICQEVAANVSSPESQPTTNYWVWRIETTYRSQNPDQGCMSPLWVAFSILIGGLLLDVLISATLGISAVPINIIIGVIVVLGLGTVLRLALAFCHEWGSRRVVQRVDTQRVPLGYHPGL, from the exons ATGAGCAATGACACGGAGAGCTCAAATTGCGAGCCTCCTGACCTTGAGAAGCAGCAGCACCGTGACGGCGGCGCTGAGGCGGTCACCTCAATTCCCGATTCTTCTGCCGTTGAGGATACGGTGCCGCCGCTGCTGAACGTCGTCGTTTCCGAACCACCACCGGCCCCGCCCGCCGCCGCCAATTCGTCCAAGGATGTTAAGGGACAGCATTCCAGAAACTCCAGCGCTCATGAACAATGCAG GGTGTGTCAGCAGGATAAAGATGAAGCTTTGATTGATCTCGGATGCCATTGTCGAGGTGAACTTGCGAAAGCGCACAGATCATGTATAGACACTTGGTTTCAATCCAAAGGATCAAACAAATGCGAGATTTGCCA AGAGGTAGCTGCGAATGTGTCATCTCCAGAATCCCAGCCAACT ACAAATTATTGGGTTTGGAGAATTGAAACAACCTATCGATCGCAAAACCCAGACCAG GGCTGTATGAGCCCACTTTGGGTGGCATTCTCAATCCTCATTGGTGGTCTGCTGTTGGACGTGCTAATATCTGCCACCCTAGGCATCTCTGCAGTTCCCATTAACATTATCATCG GTGTTATTGTGGTCCTTGGGCTTGGAACTGTACTGAGACTTGCCTTGGCGTTTTGCCATGAGTGGGGTTCGAGGAGAGTTGTGCAGCGGGTAGACACACAGAGAGTGCCTCTTGGCTACCATCCTGGTCTTTAG